Sequence from the Camelus dromedarius isolate mCamDro1 chromosome 12, mCamDro1.pat, whole genome shotgun sequence genome:
GGCTACTAGCTGCAAATGGCTATAGAACGCTTGAACTCGGAATTAATTCAAAGAGCAGAAATTTCCTCTAGTTCTATTTAAATATTCACATAAAGTTACTAGCTACTGTTTTGGATAGTTCAGGTGTCATGGACTAATGTTATATTTGGTTTTGAAATACCTAGATTTAATATTATTGCTGAAAGAACTAATACATTTTGGCAAGTATTTTGGTAGTGGCTAAGAAGCATATAAGAAATTGTGTGATGTAGGTGTAATTATGCTCTGTCTGAGAGAATATAAATTACTTTACCAAagtcaataaatcaataaatgacagaaacatattttaaaagcagtttggGCTAATGCCAACCACTTCCCTTTTGTGGCAACTGAAGTATATTAATTAAAGTAAATCAATAGAATTGACATAGATAAACCAAATTTTATCATTGTGTTTATATCTTTATTCCTAAAAATACACTTaagtatattaattaaaataaatcaatagaatTGATGTAGATAAACCAAATTTTATCATTGTGTTTATATCTTTATTcctaaaaatatacttaagtatattaattaaaataaatcaatagaatTGATGTAGATAAACCAAATCTTATCATTGTGTTTATATCTTTATtcctaaaaatatacttaatctTGACTAAATATAGAATATGGAAGAGCTCTATTctattttggatatatatattttcttaaaaaagcaGGATATATTAGAACAAAAAGCCTAAGTAACAAAAACTATTTAATGAATGGAAACTGGATTTAGAAAACCATaacagtttatatatatgtatgtatatatatatataattatataaaggATAAGAAAAAGTATTCCAGACCAATAGGTAATTGTGGTTATCTAcatgttaaattttatcttatctatgtatgtgtgtatgtgggtatgtacatatatatatttatatgcgcATAACTataattgatatattaaataattaaatatagaaaatattaggcatatcatttttatagaaatttatataaCAACACATAAATAAGTATATAAGCATAATatgcataagaaaaaaaatcagcatataATTTACGATGTCTTCTAACTGCTCCACGCAGGCAagatgtagttctctgtgctctgggTCTCGCAGTTGAGTGAGTCCACTGATGATCTCCTTCCATGGTGCTGATAAGGAGGCATCAGAAGGGGCCAGAAATTTAGGCACTTTTAAGAGGATCATGACATCATCTTTGGTGGTCAGAATCCCATCTCATAATCTTTGTCTATCTCTGCTTATATCATAGTGCTTTTGTGGATTAGTTACATAGGTAATAGCAGAGCTCATTTGAGATCTTCTTGTAATTCACTTCTTTtatatctaaaaatgaggagttttaaagaaggcttaaattaaattttgtaaattttcaCTTGTCATCAATGTCCTTCATGCCAGGTGTCATTTACTTATAGAGGCAGGCACTTTGGagacaaaattaaatttgtgagAGCCAAAAtgcattttcatcattttcttacaGAATAGAACTAcacgtaacacacacacacacacacacacacacacacacaaatcaaagCAATCTAATCAAGCTCCAAGGACAGAATCCTATAATGTTTCTGTtatcttttaataataaatatcagaTTCTCCTGTGTCCATTCTAACTCACATATATTTTTCACCTCAGACTTCAAGATAAAGAATTAACCAATGGCTGAAGAGAATTTTGCGGTTGTCACTGAATTTATTCTCTTGGGACTGACAGACCGGGCTGAGCTGAAAGTTGTGCTTTTTGTGTTGTTCCTGGTGGTTTATGCTGTTACTTTGGTGGGGAACCTGGGCATGATCTTCTTAATCCAAATCAGTCCCAGGCTCCACActcccatgtactttttcctcagCTGCCTTTCATTTGTGGCTGCCTGCTACTCATCTGTTATCGCACCAAAAATGCTCACCAGCTTCTTGGTTGTGAGGGAAACCATCTCGTTCTCTGCCTGCCTAATGCAGCATTTGTTTTTGGGGTGTTCATCACCACAGAAGGCTTCCTGCTGTCGGTGATGGCATACGACCGTTACGTGGCCATTGTCAACCCTTTGCTTTACAAGATAGCCGTGTCTAAGAGGACATGTGTAGGGCTGGTCACTGGATCATTCATTGGTGGAATGATTAACTCACTGACACACACCATAAGCTTAGGGAGACTGTCCTTCTGTGGCTCCAATGTTGTTGGTCACTTCTTCTGTGATGTTCCCCCACTGCTAAAGCTGTCTTGTTCTGATACCTCCATGAGTGAGCTGCTGCTATTAACCTTCACTGGGGTCATCGCCATGGCCACCTTCTTGACTGTGATCATTTCCTACATGTTCATTGCTGTTGCTATTCTGAGGATCCACTGAGCAGCAGGCAGACAGAAAGCTTTCTCCCCCTGTGCCTCTCATCTGACTGCTGTGACCATATTCTATGGTACCATAAGCTTTAATTACATTCAGCCAAATTCCCAGCATTCTGTAGAACAGGAGAAGGTGGTGTCTGTGTTCTGCACACTAGTGATTCCCACGTTAAACCCCCTGAtttacagtctgagaaacaaagaGGTGAAGGATGCTGTGAGAAGAGCCATAGAAATGAAACATTCCCCCTGTTAATTCCAAGTCATTTACTCCTACAGCACTCAACAGTCAGTTCTTCACTTGCTAACATTAGCATGAATCCAATGAATTCTAGAATTTCTAGGATAGTACAAATCATTTTATCCTACATAGTGCTTTTCACATGAGAAAATGAGACTAAGAATTAGAAGTGACTTACTCACAACTGCATTAAACTTCAGGTTATTAATATTTGCACTAATCCCTCTTAAtacaataaatttaataaaattattttattcctccATAAAATTGCATTCATACTttctggtgtttggaaaactgagtCTTTATGAATGTGTATGTACTTTTTGAGATACAAGGAGTTAAAACTTTTTCTAagatacttaaaattatttactaaGAAAATTAATTGTTTACAtgacattttctcttattttttaaaacatgcattaaatgttaaatattggtAAATCCCCATGTTAGCTCAAAATGAGAGGACAATTCCAAGTGAGGTTTTTCAACTGGCAGTGATTTGcttacttttcttccctttcttagaCTTCAGTGACCTCAGTAACAAAAATATGAGTTGTGAGAAACTGACCCTATTATAATTTTCAGTTTGCAATAATATACTCCCCTGAAAAAAATCCGActaaactatatacatatatagaattACTACATTTGGGAGTAAGTAAAATTCATCACCTTTTccctccatctctgccttcaaGAATCTACTTCAGATTTCttcaagattaaaacaaaaaatctcatAATTAAATCACATGATGGGTGTCACTGCTGACCTAGAGCTTCTGTTCTGTTCTGGAATTACTTAATTAAATAACTTCATCACTTCCCATCATTTTGAAATCATTATCTCTCACCAAAGGTACTGTGAAGAATAttgtaataaattttgaaaataattacttatatacaattttctgtattttagagTCTTTATTAACTTCTGAGATCACAAGATACAACCTGGGGTATTTAAAACTAATGAGAAAGTGTTTAAAGTAGTTAAACAATTTTACATTTGCTGTTTCATACTTGACATGAAGACATAGTCAGTAGGCTAGTAACAATGACAGGatttaaaacaggaaaagcaattttattaccactataaacaacaacaacagaactaCAGTAAATGTAGTTATCTTTCTATATATAGTTTGCAACACATGGGGCATGAAAGTaggttgttttgaaaaaaaagtgatattCATTCAGGCGGGATGTGAGTCAAATTCTATAAGAGTGTAGTTCCAAATAGAGTAACCATCTTTATCATTATAAtgctattataattattataatagttCATAACATAACAATAGCAATTGTAAAATATGCCTAATTATTTGAACTTTTAGTTTTTATATCCTGATTAtcagaaaacttttcttaaaatctCTTTGATGCCAATTTGCTATCCACCTTCATTTAGTATATTTTAGGAtaaatttcttcattctttatctTACAAATTTTTCATgtcattaaattttcattttttatttattcatatgtattttataatatgtacATGCTTACTCAAATCTCTGAAATTGTTATTGAcctaaatctgtattttcttcttcagACTCATGAAGACTTGCTTCCAGCCCTATTTGATAATATCTATATaagtatatttttttccctaaattctgGAAACCCAAGGGTCTTTCTAGTAACTAGCTTAATTTGGTAGAATCTTCTTTTAGGAATATGTGAATTTGCCTCTGCTGAATGCCAGGTAATCGCCTGCACTGACTGGGCTCTCCAGCCCAACTCTGTTAGTCCTGTCGTCCATTCTAATACTGATTTTGATTTTATTGCCTGATTTTGATTTTATCCCTGTTTCAGCTCATTGGCTTTTCAGGCTCTTTCTTCTACACTCAGGGCTGCCATATTTAGAAATCTACAATTCAACCAAGATAGAGTTGTGATATAACAAAAACATCATTTGggatatattgaaaaaaaaactaaagagatCTGACCACTAAATTCAATGTACTGGAGGGAAAAgctcttattaaaaaaattatgtcaaCTGACAAAACTGGAATATAGTTAAGTTAGGCAAAAGTAATATcaactttaaatttattgaagttGACAATTATACTGTAATTATGCAAGAGAATATCTCTGCCTTTAGTAAATATACACCAAAGTGTTTAGGGATAAAGGACCATATTGTAAGTTACCCTCAAATGCTTTAGGGGACAAATGCTTTAGGGGACACgcaagaaagagaagacaaacaAAATGTTAATCACAGATGaataagtgtatttttttcacttttcttattcatgaaatttttctgtatatttgaaattactttcacataaaaagtttaaaaaatgccaaaaaaaaaaacaccccaaaacccTTCCTTTGGGGGTTCTTGTCCAACATATTGTTAGAAGGTTAAGTTCTTCTCATGTTACCAGCATTCTCCTCTGATAATTTTAGgatgtatattaaaaatatacgtattaaattcttaatctgctttgtaaaattatttcagaattttttttgcttgttttctgatAGAGGAAATAGAGTtaaggaaattatttatttatttttttagatgtgTAGTGATTTTCCCCATCGAACTTATATTTCCGTGAAGAATTTTTTCCATTGATCATTGTCATTACCTAGGAGAATGGAGCCTTAGTCCATAACTGAACTTGGTGTGTTATGAAAGAAAGGTATTCCTTGTGACAAGAGAACTCGGGCTGTCATTTAACTGCTCTTACATAATTCTACCCAACCTATTGCATTAtatccccaccacacacacagaaaaaaaataaaaaaacacttattttaaCTTCCCTCCCTACATTTTTAGAAAGCTTTTAGCCCCTAGGTTAGTGAGGAAGCAGAAAAGACCATCAGAAAGACTGAGTCTGCAGGGCTTCTCCCCTGAGCCtaaatacattcttttttgtCTATGACCTGTAGTTTGCTGCTGATCCCAAGAGCAGAACTGGGTTGGCCTTGCTTGGTGTTGAAATCAGTGGTGATAATGACACTGCCAGAACGATTTTcaggggagaaaaataaatcatttaacaTCTCTTTTTGGaaagagtttgtttgtttttttgcattcTAATCCATATCACAACAGTGGGCTGTTGGGGGATATTTGGCGGGGCCAGTGATATGGGTTGGTAAGaagaatttaccaaaggcaaGGGAAAGTTTGAGAACAAAGGAAGGTTCAATAGTTAtgctgctataggcaacagcaggccacacaggcaagaggtgcctgGCGTGCCCCCTGAATGTGAATGTGCAGGGTCTTTTGATGAGGAAGGGGCTGTGTACACAACGGCATAGGGGAACACATTTCTGATTGGCTATAAGTGAGGTAAGGGGCTCTGGTGTACAGGAGGACAGTGGATTTATGACTCAAATAAGATGTAGATATCAGCTGACACATGAAAGGTACTGGAATTTATGATTCTGATAAGGAGGAGACATGGGCTGAGAAGAGTCAGCCTGAGCTACGGTGAGACTAGTCATTTCCCGAGGCTGGTAACTGTGCTCACACAAACACCAGTCAGGAGTTTACCTCCCAAAGAGGAGCAGGCAGATGCCTAAGGGCTGCAAGTTGCGGGGGCAGGGTCCGCAGGCACCAGTCAGCACTGCGTGGGCCACTGTGCATTTCTCGCATTATGATTCACCTTGTTTTCATCTAGATAGCTTTCCTCacaggtatttatttattcattcacacatttattcattcatttattctcccTAATCCTTTGCTAAGAACATTGCCAATCAGTCAGCCTATAAACCTTGTCTCTTTGAAGGAGGTcttatccattttctttttttttttttcccttttagtctttattcttaaaaacattttaagtatatttctggCTTTCCATAGTCttctttttgaaatgttctttctcattgtgttttgTGAGTGAATGGTGAGTTCACATCTAACAGGACCGTCTCTGTGATATCCTGGAAGAT
This genomic interval carries:
- the LOC105090076 gene encoding LOW QUALITY PROTEIN: olfactory receptor 5J3 (The sequence of the model RefSeq protein was modified relative to this genomic sequence to represent the inferred CDS: inserted 1 base in 1 codon; substituted 1 base at 1 genomic stop codon); protein product: MAEENFAVVTEFILLGLTDRAELKVVLFVLFLVVYAVTLVGNLGMIFLIQISPRLHTPMYFFLSCLSFVAACYSSVIAPKMLTSFLVVRETISFSACLMQHLXFGVFITTEGFLLSVMAYDRYVAIVNPLLYKIAVSKRTCVGLVTGSFIGGMINSLTHTISLGRLSFCGSNVVGHFFCDVPPLLKLSCSDTSMSELLLLTFTGVIAMATFLTVIISYMFIAVAILRIHXAAGRQKAFSPCASHLTAVTIFYGTISFNYIQPNSQHSVEQEKVVSVFCTLVIPTLNPLIYSLRNKEVKDAVRRAIEMKHSPC